One region of Triticum aestivum cultivar Chinese Spring chromosome 6B, IWGSC CS RefSeq v2.1, whole genome shotgun sequence genomic DNA includes:
- the LOC123138368 gene encoding methionine aminopeptidase 1D, chloroplastic/mitochondrial, with amino-acid sequence MASPPSPRLLCALLGDRIGALSARPLLRAAAPGRGHRRVTCQATRTLSSLVDTLFNRRSRDDSLENNPRRLRPGKVSPRLTIPSHIQRPPYVNSRQRPQMNDGPEIHDEKGIECMRASGKLAAQVLKFAGTLVNPGITTDEIDKAVHQMIIDNGAYPSPLGYCGFPKSVCTSVNECICHGIPDSRPLEDGDIINIDVTVYLNGYHGDTSATFLCGDVDDEAKKLVQVTKESLDKAISICAPGVEINRIGRTIQDHADKFKYGVVQQFVGHGVGKVFHAEPAVLHFRNNEKGRMILNQTFTIEPMLTIGSTNSTIWSDDWTAVTEDGSLTAQFEHTLLITEDGVEILTQC; translated from the exons ATGGCGAGTCCGCCGTCGCCGCGCCTCCTCTGCGCCCTCCTCGGCGACCGCATCGGCGCGCTCTCCGCCaggccgctcctccgcgccgccgccccaggcagAG GGCACAGGCGGGTGACGTGCCAGGCCACGAGAACGCTCTCCAGCCTGGTGGACACCCTCTTCAACAGGAG AAGTCGGGATGACTCACTGGAAAATAACCCTAGACGCCTACGACCTGGGAAAGTGTCTCCTCGTCTAACCATTCCCAGTCATATACAGCGGCCTCCTTATGTCAATTCCCGTCAAAGACCTCAGATGAACGATGGACCTGAAATACATGATGAAAAAGGGATCGAATGCATGAGAGCTTCTGGAAAGCTTGCCGCGCAAGTTTTGAAGTTTGCTGGAACACTTGTAAAT CCAGGCATCACAACTGATGAGATAGATAAAGCAGTGCACCAAATGATAATAGATAACGGTGCATACCCGTCACCTCTTGGTTATTGTGGATTCCCGAAGAGTGTTTGTACTTCAGTGAATGAATGCATCTGTCACGGGATACCAGATTCTCGTCCACTTGAG GATGGCGATATCATCAACATCGATGTTACTGTCTATCTCAAT GGTTACCATGGTGATACATCTGCTACATTTCTCTgtggtgatgttgatgatgaaGCTAAGAAGTTAGTTCAG GTAACGAAAGAATCTCTTGACAAGGCTATATCAATCTGTGCTCCTGGGGTGGAGATCAACCGCATTGGTAGAACCATACA GGATCATGCAGATAAATTCAAATATGGTGTAGTTCAACAATTTGTGGGCCATGGGGTAGGGAAAGTGTTCCATGCTGAGCCTGCAGTGCTTCATTTCC GCAATAATGAAAAGGGCCGCATGATTTTGAACCAAACATTTACCATAG AGCCGATGCTAACCATAGGGAGCACAAACTCGACCATATGGTCCGACGACTGGACCGCGGTGACGGAGGACGGGAGCCTGACAGCGCAGTTTGAGCACACACTACTGATAACCGAAGATGGCGTGGAAATACTGACACAGTGTTAA
- the LOC123138369 gene encoding uncharacterized protein, producing the protein MARGIARAASFGGRATAAGWFSYRRITVAVCLANLVVALLVLRSLTSFAPGPKRVEVVQYTEEQIRRVEESIRIRREAEPVELVQAVKKLQKVFAREEKRRKELPLELKLRVSYELVGRLNKLGDNGSAIQQREALESWRVETLKDAKSASTQNSSNLGLSSEEARLLKRALEFNWHGLLEDIGLWISPEVPHTEHDDKPENEPEEEEIIAGPPLHPQCNTELHADYGGAAVRWGLTHHKESAADCCQACLDQARNAKPGELKCNIWVYCPSEFGCYSPDKYEHKHQECWLKQADQPKLNFKDKYSESYRDSHPRAPVVVPWMSGVTSA; encoded by the exons ATGGCGAGGGGAATAGCGCGGGCGGCGTCGTTCGGCGGCCGCGCGACTGCGGCGGGGTGGTTCTCGTACCGGCGCATCACCGTGGCCGTCTGCCTCGCCAACCTCGTCGTCGCGCTGCTCGTGCTCCGCTCCCTCACCTCCTTCGCCCCCGGGCCCAAAC GGGTTGAGGTGGTGCAGTACACGGAGGAGCAGATTAGGAGGGTGGAGGAGTCGATCCGGATTCGCCGCGAGGCCGAGCCCGTCGAGCTCGTCCAGGCG GTGAAGAAGCTGCAGAAGGTTTTTGCACGGGAGGAGAAAAGGCGGAAGGAGCTGCCTCTCGAGCTGAAGCTGAGGGTATCGTATGAGCTTGTGGGGCGGCTGAACAAGCTAGGGGATAACGGCAGTGCCATCCAGCAACGAG AAGCTTTGGAATCATGGCGTGTTGAGACGCTAAAAGATGCAAAAAGTGCATCTACACAGAATTCATCAAATTTGGGCCTCTCCAGTGAGGAAGCAC GATTGTTAAAGCGAGCCCTGGAGTTCAACTGGCATGGGCTATTGGAGGATATTGGTCTTTGGATTTCACCAGAAGTCCCACACACCGAGCATGATGACAAACCTGAGAATGAACCAGAAG AAGAAGAAATAATAGCTGGTCCACCTTTGCATCCACAATGCAACACTGAGCTACATGCCGATTATGGTGGCGCTGCTGTGAGATGGGGATTAACGCACCACAAAGAATCTGCTGCTGATTGTTGTCAAGCATGTCTAGACCAGGCTAGGAATGCCAAGCCAGGTGAATTGAAGTGCAATATATGGGTATATTGCCCATCAGAGTTTGGTTGCTATTCACCAGATAAATATGAGCATAAACATCAGGAGTGCTGGTTGAAACAG GCTGACCAGCCTAAACTGAACTTCAAAGACAAGTATTCCGAGTCTTACAGAGATTCTCATCCGAGAGCCCCTGTTGTTGTGCCCTGGATGTCAGGTGTCACCAGCGCGTGA
- the LOC123134601 gene encoding receptor-like protein kinase ANXUR2: protein MHVLVAVMGGAAAAIGCAAKATYLCVKKRIKKKKMGETSNGEWLPEHRSFSLSEIKAATRNFSEALVVGVGRRGKVFRGVVDGGTAVAIKRADPSPGRSAREFRAEIEALSNLRHRHLIPLLGFCSDREETILVYRYMPRGTLREHLRGESGKPVMPWWRRLDACMGAARGLHCLHAGGVVHGDVKATTVLLDENWVAKLSDFGLSNSKHATMKSDVYSLGVVLFEALMARPALPPGDQAVGLAEHGLECHRNGTLPDAVDAVIKDQVAPECLEKFAETAVECLAHEGTERPAMGDVLWNLELSMQLQLINHKRT, encoded by the coding sequence ATGCACGTGTTGGTGGCGGTCATGGGCGGCGCCGCCGCGGCCATCGGTTGCGCGGCGAAGGCGACATACCTGTGCGTCAAAAAGAGGATTAAGAAGAAGAAAATGGGGGAGACTAGCAACGGCGAGTGGCTGCCGGAGCACCGCTCCTTCTCGCTGTCCGAGATCAAGGCGGCGACCCGGAACTTCAGCGAGGCGCTGGTGGTCGGCGTGGGCAGGCGGGGGAAGGTGTTCCGCGGCGTCGTGGACGGCGGCACCGCGGTGGCCATCAAGCGGGCGGACCCGTCGCCGGGCCGGAGCGCGCGCGAGTTCCGGGCGGAGATCGAGGCGCTGTCCAACCTGCGACACCGGCACCTCATCCCGCTCCTCGGCTTCTGCTCGGACAGGGAGGAGACCATCCTCGTGTACCGGTACATGCCGCGCGGCACGCTGCGGGAGCACCTGCGCGGCGAAAGCGGCAAGCCGGTGATGCCGTGGTGGCGCCGCCTCGACGCGTGCATGGGCGCCGCGCGGGGCCTGCACTGCCTGCACGCCGGCGGCGTCGTCCACGGCGACGTCAAGGCCACCACCGTCCTCCTCGACGAGAACTGGGTCGCCAAGCTCTCGGACTTCGGCCTCTCCAACTCCAAGCACGCCACGATGAAGTCCGACGTCTACTCCTTAGGCGTCGTGCTCTTCGAGGCGCTCATGGCGCGGCCGGCGCTGCCGCCAGGGGACCAGGCCGTCGGCCTCGCCGAACACGGGCTGGAATGCCACCGGAACGGCACCCTGCCGGACGCCGTCGACGCGGTGATCAAGGACCAGGTCGCGCCGGAATGCCTTGAGAAGTTCGCTGAGACGGCCGTGGAGTGTCTTGCGCACGAAGGCACGGAGCGGCCGGCCATGGGCGACGTGCTATGGAACCTAGAGTTGTCGATGCAGCTGCAGCTGATTAATCACAAGAGGACGTGA